The following are from one region of the Planctomonas sp. JC2975 genome:
- a CDS encoding replicative DNA helicase: MSLDPELLLIGGCLLNEQALGDVTVTGDDFENAIYANIFDRILERWSKRLGVTQALLAEDFPDHSATIWNSTNAYTDAVRVIENNRAVRERATRRKLREAAARIIEWSNTMPVEDLVDTARREVDDAASMRDQRVTSMLDDAEDVINRHRAGVTLMPSPWRSLNAEITGFGAGRVYVIGARPSVGKSAIASQIAYELAGHGAVIFATMEMDRGEVYSRILAQQAQLPYGQTISAEWAVARERAWMASSRRDIRVLDSGTQTVASIRAATRSVIRETHVAAVIIDYLHLLSTPRSENETTRIADITRGLKQFAMDLQVPVIALSQLNRQGDGRPSLAHLRGSGAIEQDGDVAIFLYKEDDTDGNPIPGDLHLYVAKNRQGPSHQDIRLWWQGEFVRAVERDS; encoded by the coding sequence ATGTCGCTTGACCCGGAGCTGCTCCTCATCGGTGGTTGCCTCCTCAACGAGCAGGCGCTCGGCGACGTCACGGTCACAGGAGATGACTTCGAGAATGCGATCTACGCGAACATCTTCGACCGGATCCTCGAGCGCTGGTCGAAGCGGCTCGGCGTCACGCAGGCTCTCCTCGCCGAGGACTTCCCCGATCATTCGGCGACGATCTGGAACTCGACGAACGCGTACACCGACGCAGTGCGAGTCATCGAGAACAACCGGGCGGTGCGCGAACGTGCCACGCGCCGAAAGCTCCGCGAAGCGGCGGCCAGGATCATCGAGTGGTCCAACACGATGCCAGTCGAAGACCTCGTCGACACGGCGCGGCGCGAGGTCGACGACGCCGCATCCATGCGCGACCAACGCGTCACGTCGATGCTCGACGACGCCGAAGACGTGATCAACAGGCACCGTGCTGGTGTGACATTGATGCCGTCCCCGTGGCGCTCGCTGAACGCGGAAATCACAGGATTCGGCGCTGGTCGCGTGTACGTCATCGGTGCTCGGCCGAGCGTGGGGAAGTCCGCGATCGCTTCTCAGATCGCGTACGAACTGGCCGGCCACGGTGCAGTCATCTTCGCGACGATGGAAATGGACCGGGGTGAGGTCTACTCGAGGATTCTCGCCCAGCAGGCTCAGCTCCCCTATGGGCAGACCATTTCAGCCGAGTGGGCGGTCGCTCGGGAGCGAGCGTGGATGGCGAGCTCAAGGCGCGACATACGAGTGCTGGACTCCGGCACTCAGACAGTGGCATCGATTCGCGCGGCTACCCGCTCCGTGATTCGCGAAACGCATGTCGCCGCGGTCATCATCGACTATCTGCACCTGTTGTCCACGCCGCGGTCGGAGAACGAGACAACACGGATCGCGGACATCACGCGCGGGCTGAAGCAATTCGCGATGGACCTGCAAGTGCCGGTGATCGCACTGTCCCAGCTGAACAGACAAGGGGACGGCAGGCCGTCCCTGGCGCACCTTCGCGGGTCAGGCGCGATCGAACAGGACGGCGACGTCGCGATCTTCCTGTACAAGGAGGACGACACGGACGGCAATCCAATCCCAGGCGACCTCCACCTGTATGTGGCGAAAAACCGCCAGGGCCCATCACATCAGGACATCCGGCTCTGGTGGCAGGGCGAGTTCGTTCGGGCAGTGGAGCGTGACTCGTGA
- a CDS encoding helix-turn-helix domain-containing protein: protein MAPEEFWDAAVSERPNAFAGSALAFRPAAGFWSRHERRTAPMKPQSAEETVSTSLEVVERRPSREECLRAAAKILLAAAIRIERERLERELRESSPQESSDSRPPAGLRTPSTRTNEIPAAFEAVRLYSVASVADHLQVSRGWVYERISRGELRKVELGDMTAKTRIRADDLQRFVDDRTFPKEEHDG from the coding sequence ATGGCACCCGAGGAATTCTGGGATGCCGCTGTCAGCGAGCGGCCGAACGCGTTCGCCGGGTCCGCGCTCGCGTTTCGGCCCGCTGCTGGCTTCTGGAGCAGACACGAAAGGCGGACAGCCCCAATGAAACCTCAATCGGCCGAGGAGACCGTCTCGACTTCACTCGAGGTTGTCGAGCGGAGACCTTCCCGCGAGGAATGCTTGCGTGCCGCCGCGAAGATCCTTCTCGCCGCCGCAATTCGCATCGAGCGCGAACGCCTCGAACGCGAGCTGCGCGAGAGCTCTCCGCAAGAGAGCAGTGATTCGCGACCCCCTGCAGGGCTGCGCACACCATCGACCAGGACTAACGAGATTCCTGCAGCATTCGAGGCGGTTCGCCTGTACTCCGTGGCTTCAGTGGCGGACCACCTCCAGGTGTCACGCGGCTGGGTTTACGAGCGCATTAGTCGTGGCGAACTCAGGAAGGTCGAGCTCGGGGACATGACCGCGAAGACTCGGATCCGCGCTGACGACCTTCAACGCTTCGTCGATGACAGGACCTTTCCGAAGGAGGAACACGATGGCTGA